A portion of the Anthonomus grandis grandis chromosome 19, icAntGran1.3, whole genome shotgun sequence genome contains these proteins:
- the LOC126747457 gene encoding neurogenic differentiation factor 6-A-like, giving the protein MEKYEDEVSTTTDYWCEKTGTRGCGKVRVRRSKANARERNRMHGLNAALDALRRCMPIQMTHSDVNSSPQKLSKIETLRLARNYISAMSQTLQEGRSMDLNRFVQILSRELSQTTANLLRGTLTNAAVNKDFSAVNYDYYQKPFCCAKAWASEDYSQVLYSRSRNYCAYYDNYENNSYYGMISETAVGFDNNDFRWRHY; this is encoded by the exons ATGGAAAAGTATGAAGACGAGGTGTCGACGACGACGGACTACTGGTGCGAGAAAACCGGGACGAGGGGGTGCGGTAAAGTGCGAGTGAGACGGAGCAAGGCGAACGCGCGAGAACGGAATCGGATGCACGGATTGAATGCCGCCCTGGACGCTCTCAGGAG GTGTATGCCCATCCAGATGACGCACTCGGACGTGAACTCCAGCCCCCAGAAGCTGTCGAAGATCGAAACTCTACGTCTGGCCAGGAACTACATATCGGCCATGTCGCAGACGTTACAGGAGGGCAGATCCATGGATCTCAATCGGTTTGTGCAAATATTAAGCAGGGAATTGAGTCAAACTACCGCGAATTTACTGAGGGGAACCCTTACTAATGCTGCTGTGAATAAAGACTTTAGTGCGGTGAATTATGACTATTACCAAAAGCCTTTTTGTTGTGCAAAGGCTTGGGCTAGTGAGGACTATAGTCAAGTGTTGTATAGTAGGTCAAGGAACTATTGTGCTTATTATGATAACTATGAGAATAATAGTTATTATGGTATGATAAGTGAAACTGCTGTTGGTTTTGATAATAATGACTTTCGCTGGAGGCATTACTAA
- the LOC126747517 gene encoding probable pyruvate dehydrogenase E1 component subunit alpha, mitochondrial, which produces MFLRTAVRLAKRAFTPQRRSLVLNVDQLYDESVYKLHLLDQGPSHTSELSKSVALTCFERMDLVRKVENTLAQLYREKKIRGFCHLYVGQEAVAVGIFQIMRPQDTIITSYRCHGWAVLKGGSVASVFAELLGHVTGLSRGKGGSMHLYAPRFFGGNGIVGSHVPLGVGIGFKHHYLKEDAICVTLFGDGAANQGQVFEAFNLAKLQDARILFVVENNIYGMGTSTMRSSANTELYRQCAYLPGIRASGMDILSIMECTKFCFDHIKAGKGPIVLELMTYRYFGHSMSDPGTSYRDREEIQTVREKKDCIAHIKKLILDSKLASDAELKEIETKNKEFVAKELEAASKGTDPPLEELVADVYSNYPDRMRIPPMLTWMPYKTIAHYDKK; this is translated from the exons ATGTTCCTGAGAACCGCAGTTCGTTTGGCCAAGCGAGCGTTTACGCCCCAAAGAAGAAGCTTGGTGCTGAATGTGGACCAATTGTACGACGAGAGCGTTTATAAGCTCCATCTGCTGGACCAAGGACCCTCTCACACCTCGGAGCTGAGTAAATCGGTCGCTCTAACATGTTTCGAGCGCATGGACCTCGTCAGGAAGGTGGAAAACACTCTGGCCCAGCTGTACAGGGAGAAAAAGATACGGGG CTTTTGTCACCTTTACGTGGGACAAGAGGCGGTAGCAGTCGGAATATTTCAGATAATGCGCCCCCAGGACACCATTATCACCTCATACAGGTGCCACGGTTGGGCCGTGTTAAAAGGGGGCAGTGTGGCCTCAGTATTCGCGGAGCTACTAG GTCACGTGACCGGTCTATCGAGAGGCAAGGGAGGTTCCATGCACCTCTACGCTCCCAGATTCTTCGGAGGGAACGGCATAGTCGGAAGCCACGTGCCTCTTGGTGTCGGCATAGGGTTCAAGCACCACTATCTCAAGGAAGATGCCATTTGTGTGACCCTTTTTGGAGACGGGGCAGCCAATCAAGGACAA gttttcgaAGCATTTAACTTGGCCAAGCTGCAGGATGCTCGTATACTCTTCGTGGTAGAGAACAACATATATGGCATGGGCACATCCACTATGAGGAGTTCGGCGAATACGGAGCTCTATAGGCAATGCGCTTACCTCCCCGGAATTAGGGCCTCCGGCATGGATATTTTGAGCATCATGGAGTGCACCAAGTTCTGTTTCGATCACATTAAAGCGGGCAAGGGGCCCATCGTTTTGGAGCTTATGACGTACAG GTACTTTGGACACTCAATGTCCGATCCAGGTACGAGTTACCGAGACAGGGAGGAAATCCAAACGGTACGCGAGAAGAAAGACTGCATCGCCCACATTAAAAAGCTGATTCTGGACAGCAAGTTGGCCTCAGACGCCGAACTGAAGGAGATAGAG acGAAAAATAAGGAATTCGTTGCTAAGGAGCTCGAGGCGGCTTCAAAGGGCACCGATCCTCCCCTAGAGGAGCTGGTGGCTGACGTGTACTCGAATTACCCGGACCGCATGAGGATCCCGCCCATGCTCACCTGGATGCCATACAAGACTATTGCCCATtacgataaaaaataa
- the LOC126747519 gene encoding pyruvate dehydrogenase E1 component subunit alpha, mitochondrial-like, translated as MFRRALNSKTLPRRSLSFDITTYFSEDGPITHLLDETPPKTVEVSKEEGLRAYQQMDLIRRCELATARLYNEKKIRGLCHLYSGQEAIAVGINSILKPDDTIITTYRCHSWFLLKTNDLVSFFGELMGYTLGDNRGKGGSMHLYAPNFYGGNGIVGANVPLGTGLAFQHQYQNTDKICVTLMGDGSYNNGQVHEAFNIAKLHNLPIIYVVENNNFAMGTSVDRHCANPDYYKSCSFIPGLRLNGMNLLTVKSAVEFAVKHVRSKKGPILLEAKTYRYGGHSVSDPGTSYRKREEVTQVMKEKDCIKWFGDLLVESKLATAEELKDIKKSNISRIKADLAKAKAGKPPGTEELTHHVYTTYQGTIRMCQAISAEMPFKEIKRAKIYVCCF; from the exons ATGTTTCGAAGGGCTCTAAATTCAAAAACATTACCGAGACGGTCGCTCTCGTTCGACATAACCACTTACTTTAGTGAAGATGGCCCCATCACTCACTTGCTGGACGAAACGCCTCCCAAAACGGTCGAGGTCAGTAAGGAGGAGGGCCTGAGGGCTTACCAGCAGATGGACTTGATTCGGAGATGCGAACTCGCTACTGCCCGCCTTTATAATGAGAAGAAAATCAGAGG GTTGTGCCACTTGTACAGCGGCCAAGAAGCCATAGCTGTAGGCATAAATTCAATCCTAAAGCCAGACGATACGATTATTACAACTTACCGATGCCATAGCTGGTTTCTACTGAAAACAAACGATTTGGTGTCGTTCTTTGGGGAACTTATGG GATATACTCTGGGGGATAACAGGGGCAAGGGGGGCTCTATGCACCTGTACGCCCCCAATTTCTATGGAGGGAACGGAATAGTTGGGGCGAATGTACCTTTAGGCACCGGCCTGGCTTTTCAGCATCAGTATCAAAACACCGATAAGATATGCGTTACTTTAATGGGAGACGGCTCTTATAATAATGGGCAA GTGCACGAGGCATTTAACATCGCAAAACTGCACAATCTCCCGATCATTTATGTGgtggaaaacaataatttcgCCATGGGGACAAGTGTGGACAGACACTGTGCCAATCCGGACTACTATAAGTCCTGCAGTTTCATTCCTGGTCTAAGATTGAACGGTATGAACTTGCTCACAGTAAAGTCTGCGGTTGAGTTTGCTGTGAAACATGTGAGAAGTAAGAAGGGTCCTATTTTGTTAGAAGCAAAGACTTATAG GTACGGTGGGCACTCTGTCTCTGATCCAGGAACCTCCTATAGAAAGAGAGAAGAAGTGACACAAGTGATGAAGGAAAAGGATTGTATCAAGTGGTTCGGTGACTTGTTGGTCGAGAGTAAACTGGCCACAGCCGAAGAACTTAAAGATATTAAG AAGAGTAACATAAGCCGAATAAAGGCGGATCTGGCAAAAGCGAAAGCGGGAAAACCACCGGGAACCGAAGAGCTCACCCATCATGTCTACACGACTTACCAGGGTACAATCAGAATGTGTCAAGCTATTTCAGCAGAAATgccttttaaagaaattaaacgtGCAAAAATATACGTGTgttgtttttga